One stretch of Malus domestica chromosome 14, GDT2T_hap1 DNA includes these proteins:
- the LOC103455058 gene encoding peptide methionine sulfoxide reductase-like: MAAASGNSAVNNPALGPDSDAPENQGHEFAQFGSGCFWGAELRFQRVVGVVKTEVGYSQGHVDNPNYKLVCSGTTNHSEVVRVQFDPEVCSYTDLLSVFWDRHDPTTLNRQGGDVGTQYRSGIYYYSENQARLAEESKEAKQAELKDTEVVTEILPAKKFYGAEEYHQQYLEKGGRRGNKQSTEKGCTDPIRCYG, translated from the exons ATGGCCGCCGCTTCCGGTAACTCCGCCGTCAACAACCCGGCTTTGGGCCCGGACTCGGACGCTCCGGAAAATCAGGGTCACGAGTTCGCCCAATTCGGATCGGGGTGCTTCTGGGGAGCGGAGCTGAGGTTCCAGCGAGTGGTCGGGGTGGTGAAGACCGAGGTCGGGTACTCCCAGGGCCACGTGGACAATCCGAATTACAAATTGGTCTGCTCCGGAACCACGAACCACTCGGAGGTGGTTCGGGTCCAATTTGACCCGGAAGTCTGCTCCTATACGGATCTACTCTCTGTGTTTTGGGATCGTCATGATCCAACGACCCTCAATCGCCAG GGAGGAGATGTTGGTACACAATACCGATCCGGAATCTACTACTACAGTGAAAACCAGGCTCGTCTGGCCGAGGAATCAAAGGAAGCAAAGCAGGCGGAGTTGAAGGATACGGAGGTGGTGACAGAGATCCTCCCGGCGAAGAAGTTTTACGGGGCAGAGGAGTACCACCAGCAATATCTCGAAAAAGGAGGACGCAGGGGCAACAAACAATCTACCGAAAAGGGTTGCACTGATCCCATCAGATGCTACGGTTGA
- the LOC103455057 gene encoding vignain-like — protein sequence MTKFVWVALALSLALVIGVSESFDYHEKDLASEESLWDLYERWRSHHTVSRSLNEKHKRFNVFKENVKHVHNTNKGNKPYKLKLNKFADMTNHEFRSVYAGSKVKHHRMLRGQHADTGFRYANVESVPPSVDWRRNGAVTPIKDQGQCGSCWAFSTVAAVEGINQIKTRKLVSLSEQELVDCDTEQNQGCNGGLMELAMEFIKQKGGLTTETNYPYRAADSTCNVAKENAPVVSIDGHESVPANDEDALLKAAANQPIAVAIDAGGSDFQFYDEGVFDGKCGTELDHGVAVVGYGTTLDGTEYWIVKNSWGPEWGEKGYIRMQRGVSAKEGICGIAMEASYPVKNSSTNPKAAVTSNPKDEL from the exons ATGACTAAGTTTGTTTGGGTTGCGCTTGCTCTCTCGCTCGCTTTGGTGATTGGGGTTTCTGAGAGTTTTGATTACCATGAGAAGGACTTGGCCTCGGAGGAGAGCTTGTGGGACTTGTACGAGAGGTGGAGGAGCCATCACACGGTTTCCAGGAGCCTCAACGAGAAGCACAAGCGGTTCAATGTCTTTAAAGAGAATGTCAAGCATGTTCACAACACTAACAAAGGTAATAAGCCTTACAAGCTGAAGCTCAACAAGTTTGCTGACATGACCAACCATGAGTTCAGGAGTGTTTACGCTGGTTCGAAGGTTAAGCACCATAGAATGCTCCGAGGGCAGCACGCTGACACAGGCTTTCGGTATGCAAATGTTGAAAGTGTCCCACCGTCTGTTGATTGGAGAAGGAATGGTGCTGTCACTCCCATTAAGGATCAAGGCCAATGCG GAAGTTGCTGGGCGTTTTCGACAGTTGCAGCTGTTGAGGGCATCAATCAAATTAAGACAAGGAAGCTGGTTTCGTTGTCTGAGCAAGAGCTCGTCGACTGTGACACGGAACAAAACCAAGGATGCAATGGAGGGCTAATGGAACTGGCAATGGAGTTCATCAAACAAAAGGGAGGCCTGACAACCGAAACTAATTACCCTTACCGAGCAGCAGATTCAACATGTAATGTTGCAAAG GAAAACGCTCCGGTTGTGTCCATTGATGGCCATGAGAGTGTGCCTGCTAATGACGAGGATGCATTGCTCAAAGCAGCTGCAAACCAACCTATTGCTGTTGCCATCGATGCTGGAGGTTCCGATTTCCAATTCTACGACGAg GGGGTATTTGACGGGAAATGCGGCACAGAGCTTGATCACGGAGTGGCAGTTGTTGGCTACGGAACAACACTTGATGGAACCGAGTATTGGATAGTCAAGAACTCTTGGGGACCCGAGTGGGGAGAGAAGGGTTACATAAGGATGCAGCGCGGCGTCTCTGCTAAGGAGGGGATCTGTGGAATAGCTATGGAGGCTTCGTATCCCGTCAAGAACTCTTCGACAAACCCTAAAGCAGCAGTTACCTCAAATCCTAAGGATGAACTCTAA